From Candidatus Eisenbacteria bacterium:
GCGGCTCGCGCGGGCGCGCACGGCGCTGGCCGCGGCGGCGCTCTAGCCGGCGCTCCGGGCGGCGCGACGCGCGGCCGGGCCGCCCCCGCACCGCGCGGCCCGGCCGCCCGCGCGCGGCATGATGCGCGCGCGGCGTCCGCAACGCGCCCGGCGCGCCCGTGTTGCGCCTAGCGCGCGAACATCAACTTCGCCCCCGCCACCACCAGCACCGCCGCGAGCAGGAATCCCAGCGTGCGCGGGGCGAGCCGGCGGCTTCCGAGCCCCGAGCCGATCAGCCCGCCCGCGCCCGCCGCGGCCAGCCACACCGGCAGGGCGGTCGGCAGCGCCCGCGTCGAGATCATGTGACCCGCCAGGCCCGCCGCCGAGTTCACCAGGATGAAGGCCGCCACCAGCGCGGACGTCTGCCGGATGGTGGCCCAGCGCGCCTGGCGCACCAGCGGCGAGAGGAAGATCCCCCCGCCCGTGCCGGTGATCCCGGAGAGAAAGCCGATGCCCGCTCCCGCGATCGCCGCCAGCGGCCGGGGCACGGTGCGGTCCGCGCGGTCGTCCCGATGCGCGGCCGACCACGCCATGCGCGCCGCGGCCCCCCACAGCACCGCGCCCACCAGCACCCGGTACCAGGTGCCCGGGAGCGCCAGGGCGCCCCCGAGGAAAGCGAACGGCACGGAGCCCACCGCGAAGGGCCAGAACAGGCCCGCGCGGAAGTGGCCGGCGCGCGCGAAGCGCACCGTGCCGATGGCCGCCACCAGGAGGTTGAGGGTGAGCGCGGTGGGCTTCATCACCGCCGGGGCGGCGCCTGCCAGCGCCATCGCGGCGAGGTAGCCCGAGGCCCCCGCGTGGCCCACCGAGGAGTACAGCAGTGCGGCGAAGAAGAAGAGGACGGTGAGCAGCATCTCCGGCTGGATGTGCATCCGGGGGGTGATTCGGCTTGTCGGGCGCTAGTGCCCCGTGCCCGACTGGCCTTCCCAGTGGCGCTTTACGTGCGGATCCTCGACCTTCTCGAGGCCCACCAGTTGCCACAGCGCGGGGCCGCCATTGAGGTCGGCGTGGATCACCAACGCGTGGAATGCGTGGCAGTGGGGGCACTCGGCGAAGTCGTCGCCGCCCCGCCGGCGCAGCACCCGCACCAGCGCGGGGTGGGCCTGGTTCAGCGCGATGCCACCCATCTGCTCGATGGCCTCCAGGTCCTGCCTGGAGAGCACCACCTTCCGGCAGTGACCGCAGCTGAGGTCCTTCGCGTCGCTGACCAGCTTGCGCCCGCGGCGCCTGGCGTCCGTTCCCATCCTCTTCAAGGCTCCCATCCCGCCCGGGCGGTCCCGGCGGCGCTCAGGCCACGTCGATCTTCTGAATTTCGAGCTCCATGCGGCGGATGTCGCCCAGGAGCCGGGGCACCTCGATGCCCCGTTCATAGCGGTCCAGGCTGGCCTTCATCTCGGCCAGCTCCGCGCGCGCATTCTCGAGTTCGCGGGCCAGCGCCGCCCGGCGCCCGCTGCGATTCGCGACCAACTGGGTCATACCCCGCACCTCCCGGAGATCACTCCTTCTGCTTGTCGCGAATCTTAGACGCCGCGCGCGGGCCCGTCAAGGCAGCCGGGCCGGAGGCTTCCTCGTACTTGCGGACCCGGGCCGAGCCGCCCCCGGAGCCTTCCGAGGCCAGCAGGGCGGGCGAGCCGGCGATGTTGTGGCACTGGTCGCAGCCGTCGGGACCGGAGCCCTTGCGGGCCTCCCACACCAGCCCGAACGGCTGCTCCGAGCCGTGGGCCCGGTGGCAGCTCAGGCAGAAGACGCCGTTCTGCGGAGACACGGCGCGGGAGGCGGCGTAATCGGCCGCACCCGGCTGGACGAAGCGGACGCGTCCCTGGCTGGCGAAGCCCGAGCCGACGCCGTCCACCCAGTGGGCCGGCTGGGTGCGGCCGGTGGCGGCGCCCTGGCCGACCGAATTGGTGGAGCCGCGCTCGCTTTCGTAAGAGGGGTGGCGCACGAATCCGTCCCCGCCCGGGTGGCCCACGTTCGAGGCGCCGGAGAAGCTGTGATGACAGTCGAGGCACATGTTGGAGGCCTCGCGCAGCTGCACGCTGCCCAGCGTGCCGAAGGACACGTTCGACTCCTCGTAGCGCGACATGCCGGTGGCGGCAGGGTTGGTGAACAGGCCGAGGTCGGGCGTGCCGTCAGGGTCGCTGGCCCAGCGGAGATTGCGGGCGACGTTGTTCCCGTGGGGGTCGTGGCAATCGATGCAGGTCACTTGCTTCGCCCCGCCGGAGTGGCAGCGGGTGCAGAAGTCCGTTCCGCCGGGCAGCCCGCGGCCCAGCGAGTGTCCGGTGACGCTCCGCACCCCGGGGACCTGGAAATGCCCGGCGGACCGTTGCGAGAGGCCGTTGACGTCGGCGGCCACCACGTCCGGGACGTAGACCATTCCGTCGTGGCAGGTGAGGCACAGGTCCAGGGGGTCGTCCGTCTTGAGCAGCCACGGGCTGGGATTGACCGCGGCGGAAGTGAATCGGGCCGGGCCGGTTCCGATGCTGCCGCCCGCCGCCATAAACGCGGCGCCGCCGGTGCCCTGGCCTGCCGGACCGGGTCCGGGCTGCGCGGAGTGGGGGGTGTTGTGCATCACGTGACAGTCGCCACACAGCAGCCGCGTGCCATTGTGGTAGCGGGGTCGGGCGTCGGGGAACCCGCCCGGGGCGAGAGCGCGCCGGTCGGTGTGGATGGGGGCCGAGGCGGCGGACCGGCACGCGCCGGGAATCGCCGCGAAGATCGAGGCGCCGGCGATGCAGGCCGCCAGAAGCGGGAGGGCGCTACAGGTCCGATCCATGGAAGTCTCCCCCTGGTGCGATCCGGGCGGCCCCTCGGGCCTCCGGAGCGTTCACTCCGGCTTGACACCCGGGCTTGCCCGCTGGTAC
This genomic window contains:
- a CDS encoding sulfite exporter TauE/SafE family protein codes for the protein MHIQPEMLLTVLFFFAALLYSSVGHAGASGYLAAMALAGAAPAVMKPTALTLNLLVAAIGTVRFARAGHFRAGLFWPFAVGSVPFAFLGGALALPGTWYRVLVGAVLWGAAARMAWSAAHRDDRADRTVPRPLAAIAGAGIGFLSGITGTGGGIFLSPLVRQARWATIRQTSALVAAFILVNSAAGLAGHMISTRALPTALPVWLAAAGAGGLIGSGLGSRRLAPRTLGFLLAAVLVVAGAKLMFAR
- a CDS encoding cytochrome c3 family protein; translation: MDRTCSALPLLAACIAGASIFAAIPGACRSAASAPIHTDRRALAPGGFPDARPRYHNGTRLLCGDCHVMHNTPHSAQPGPGPAGQGTGGAAFMAAGGSIGTGPARFTSAAVNPSPWLLKTDDPLDLCLTCHDGMVYVPDVVAADVNGLSQRSAGHFQVPGVRSVTGHSLGRGLPGGTDFCTRCHSGGAKQVTCIDCHDPHGNNVARNLRWASDPDGTPDLGLFTNPAATGMSRYEESNVSFGTLGSVQLREASNMCLDCHHSFSGASNVGHPGGDGFVRHPSYESERGSTNSVGQGAATGRTQPAHWVDGVGSGFASQGRVRFVQPGAADYAASRAVSPQNGVFCLSCHRAHGSEQPFGLVWEARKGSGPDGCDQCHNIAGSPALLASEGSGGGSARVRKYEEASGPAALTGPRAASKIRDKQKE